The following proteins come from a genomic window of Phnomibacter ginsenosidimutans:
- a CDS encoding TolC family protein, whose product MNPKTSNHNILWVLLMLLPVLSIAQQNSKQLTLSEAIQMTLQHNQLLLMDKAKIDAAIARVQQAEEKKLPELSASTSFLLLNQPGLDPKIATGNGQPPPSTNASLKVNTALIGMLNASVPIYADGQIRYGIASAEYLVEAARLDATVNQQAVIQNSIAAYINLYKAAQTVKLIEESLKDEQQAGEGFYQPGKKRFAGPQRFNASQFASIECGAGIARSTK is encoded by the coding sequence ATGAATCCCAAGACAAGCAATCACAACATCCTTTGGGTATTGTTGATGCTGCTGCCTGTGTTGTCGATAGCACAGCAAAACAGCAAGCAACTCACTTTATCCGAAGCCATTCAAATGACTCTGCAACACAACCAACTGTTGCTAATGGACAAGGCCAAAATTGATGCTGCCATTGCCAGAGTGCAGCAGGCCGAAGAAAAGAAATTGCCGGAGCTTAGTGCCAGCACCAGTTTTTTACTGCTGAACCAACCCGGCTTAGATCCGAAAATTGCAACAGGAAATGGTCAGCCGCCACCCTCAACCAATGCATCGTTGAAAGTAAATACAGCACTCATTGGCATGCTCAATGCATCGGTGCCCATTTATGCCGACGGCCAAATTCGCTATGGTATTGCTTCAGCCGAGTATTTGGTGGAAGCAGCAAGGCTCGATGCTACAGTCAATCAGCAGGCTGTTATTCAAAACAGTATTGCGGCGTACATCAATTTGTACAAGGCGGCACAAACGGTAAAACTCATTGAAGAAAGCCTTAAAGATGAGCAGCAAGCGGGTGAAGGATTTTACCAACCTGGAAAAAAACGGTTTGCTGGCCCGCAACGATTTAATGCGAGCCAGTTTGCAAGCATCGAATGTGGAGCTGGCATTGCTCGAAGCACAAAATAA
- a CDS encoding pyridoxal phosphate-dependent aminotransferase: MQSFDRRNWLKKSGLLLSGFTIGNGLLARQYNFNDDIWEAAPDGQIIRIGQNENPYGPGPMARKAMMDAVINSNRYPSELATQLRERIAKAYNLTKDHVLLGAGSSELLGNTAALAAEKKGSNAVSGDPTFRLWFGAAELFGLSIKKVPLTQDKVHDLDAMLKAMDAQTSMVYVVNPHNPTGTIVADSEMQSFAEKVTAKCLLLLDEAYTEYAGTTSLAPMVANNKNLVVAKTFSKIHGMAGARVGFVLAHPDTIKKLAAYQPWANAGPSAVSLAGALAAMDDLAFMQQTRQKNEAVRNYVTKEMNQLGLKVIPSYTSFIYYDSAAFKGDLAQVMTQANIMGVRTYENGSSWRRTSIGTMEEMQQFIKVLKANM, encoded by the coding sequence ATGCAATCATTTGACCGCCGCAACTGGCTCAAAAAAAGCGGACTGTTGCTTTCTGGTTTTACCATTGGCAATGGTCTGTTGGCAAGACAATACAATTTCAACGATGATATTTGGGAAGCAGCACCAGACGGTCAAATAATCCGCATTGGTCAAAATGAAAATCCGTACGGCCCCGGCCCCATGGCCCGCAAAGCCATGATGGATGCAGTCATCAACAGTAATCGCTATCCATCGGAACTTGCCACGCAATTGCGGGAACGCATTGCCAAAGCATACAACCTTACCAAAGACCATGTACTGTTGGGTGCTGGCAGCAGCGAATTGCTGGGCAATACGGCAGCACTGGCGGCAGAGAAAAAAGGCAGCAATGCAGTGAGTGGCGATCCAACTTTTCGGTTGTGGTTCGGCGCTGCTGAGTTGTTTGGGTTGAGCATTAAAAAAGTACCTCTGACGCAGGATAAAGTGCACGACCTCGATGCCATGTTGAAAGCCATGGATGCACAAACCAGTATGGTATATGTGGTGAATCCACACAACCCAACTGGTACCATTGTGGCCGATAGCGAGATGCAATCCTTCGCAGAAAAAGTAACGGCAAAATGCCTGTTGCTACTCGATGAAGCATATACGGAATATGCAGGCACCACCAGCTTGGCGCCGATGGTGGCCAACAATAAAAATCTGGTGGTAGCTAAAACATTCAGCAAAATACATGGTATGGCCGGAGCCCGTGTGGGTTTTGTGCTGGCACATCCTGATACCATTAAAAAACTGGCTGCGTATCAGCCTTGGGCCAATGCCGGACCAAGTGCGGTAAGCCTTGCTGGTGCATTAGCCGCCATGGACGACCTTGCATTTATGCAACAAACCCGCCAGAAAAATGAAGCGGTGCGCAACTACGTTACCAAAGAAATGAACCAACTGGGCTTGAAAGTGATTCCCTCTTACACCAGCTTTATTTATTACGACAGTGCTGCTTTCAAAGGCGACTTGGCACAGGTGATGACACAAGCCAATATCATGGGTGTACGTACGTATGAAAATGGCAGCAGCTGGCGTCGCACTTCCATTGGCACCATGGAAGAAATGCAGCAATTCATCAAAGTGTTGAAAGCAAATATGTAA
- a CDS encoding DHA2 family efflux MFS transporter permease subunit, with protein MTNENSLVEYGFRRVIITFTAILCALLEIVDTTIVNVALNDMKGNMGATLNEISWVITAYAIGNVIIVPMTSWLSQQFGRRNYFAASIIIFTIFSFLCGNSTTIWELIIFRFLQGVGGGALLVTSQTIITESYPVEKRGMAQAIYGLGVIVGPTLGPPLGGYIVDNFSWPYIFYINIPLGVIATLFALRYVRSPKYAEKKSGRQIDWLGIGLLAVAVGSLQFVLEKGQEEDWFNSVTIIITSLMAVLGLYFFIWRQLTFSNPIVELRVLKNGNLRVGTILSFILGFGLYGSTFIIPLYTQATLGWNATQSGLLMVPATLATAFLMPFIGKLLQKGAPQQYLAAIGMALFVVFCLWGYKILTPDTGADAFFWMLIMRGVAMALLFIPITTLSLSTLKGQQIGQGAAFTGMMRQLGGSFGIAIISTYMSRQNWHHRADLVTHLNTADPDVMQRVQGYQQAFMAKGMSADVAMQSAYKALDYNVLKQASVLSYMDVFTFVGVLFLVCVPFVLMVKGNKKAAGLAAAAH; from the coding sequence ATGACCAATGAAAATAGTTTGGTGGAATATGGTTTCCGCAGGGTGATTATTACGTTCACTGCCATTTTATGTGCCCTGCTCGAAATTGTAGACACCACCATTGTAAACGTAGCCCTCAACGATATGAAGGGCAACATGGGCGCCACCCTCAACGAAATCAGTTGGGTGATTACCGCTTATGCTATCGGCAACGTGATTATTGTACCCATGACCAGCTGGCTGTCGCAGCAGTTTGGCCGGCGCAATTATTTTGCCGCTTCCATCATCATCTTCACCATTTTTTCTTTTTTGTGTGGCAATAGCACCACTATTTGGGAGCTCATCATTTTCCGCTTTTTGCAGGGCGTAGGTGGTGGTGCGTTGCTGGTGACTTCTCAAACCATCATTACCGAAAGCTATCCTGTAGAAAAACGGGGTATGGCACAGGCCATTTATGGATTGGGTGTTATTGTAGGTCCCACACTTGGCCCGCCACTGGGTGGTTATATCGTTGATAATTTCAGCTGGCCGTACATTTTTTACATCAACATTCCATTAGGTGTAATTGCTACACTGTTTGCATTGCGCTATGTACGCAGTCCCAAGTATGCCGAAAAAAAATCTGGCCGGCAAATTGATTGGCTGGGTATAGGATTGTTGGCAGTCGCAGTGGGTTCTTTACAGTTTGTGCTGGAGAAAGGTCAGGAAGAAGATTGGTTCAACTCTGTTACCATTATCATCACTTCATTGATGGCTGTGTTGGGATTGTATTTCTTCATTTGGCGCCAGTTAACTTTCAGCAATCCCATTGTAGAACTACGGGTGCTTAAAAATGGCAACCTCCGTGTGGGTACTATTTTATCTTTCATTCTGGGCTTTGGCTTGTATGGCTCTACATTCATCATTCCATTGTATACACAAGCTACGCTGGGATGGAATGCCACGCAATCTGGTTTACTCATGGTGCCCGCTACTTTAGCCACGGCATTCCTGATGCCGTTCATTGGCAAGCTGTTGCAAAAAGGGGCGCCACAGCAGTACCTGGCCGCTATAGGCATGGCTTTGTTTGTGGTGTTCTGTTTATGGGGCTACAAAATCCTTACCCCCGATACCGGCGCTGATGCTTTCTTCTGGATGCTCATCATGCGTGGTGTGGCCATGGCACTGTTGTTCATTCCTATTACAACGCTTTCGCTGTCTACCCTAAAAGGGCAGCAAATTGGTCAGGGAGCCGCATTCACGGGTATGATGCGACAATTGGGTGGTTCATTCGGCATTGCTATTATTTCCACGTATATGTCTCGCCAAAACTGGCACCACCGTGCCGATTTGGTCACGCATTTAAATACCGCCGACCCCGATGTAATGCAACGGGTGCAAGGTTATCAACAGGCATTTATGGCCAAGGGCATGAGTGCCGATGTGGCCATGCAAAGTGCATACAAGGCGCTTGATTATAACGTATTGAAACAAGCGTCAGTGCTATCGTATATGGATGTATTCACGTTTGTAGGCGTATTGTTTTTGGTCTGCGTGCCATTTGTACTCATGGTAAAAGGCAATAAGAAAGCGGCGGGCCTTGCTGCCGCAGCGCATTAA
- a CDS encoding HlyD family secretion protein, protein MENNTTPKQKTNTKFLVGFIALLLVGGTYGYIKYQHAQKHEETEDAQIEGNISPIIPRVGGFIAEVRVKDNQRVKKGDTLLVLDDRDLQVKLAQAQAALSIAESNLTVASAATEASRTGITTASRNEAVADAQIEAAKVRVWRATQDYNRYANLVKDHSITQQQFEQAEAEKLSAEKQLQILQEQRKAAGAQTNVVSSQSNTTGKQVAVANANILQRKAELDAAALNLSYTIITAPVDGVVSRVSLQPGQMVQPGQTLMNVVVNSDVWVVANFKETQLEKMKLGQEVSVAVDAFPGHHFLAKVTSFSPATGSRFALLPPDNASGNFVKTVQRVPVKIEFTTADDAMLQQLRPGMNVTADVLVK, encoded by the coding sequence ATGGAAAACAATACAACGCCCAAACAGAAAACCAATACCAAATTTTTAGTTGGATTCATCGCCTTGCTGCTGGTTGGAGGCACCTACGGTTACATCAAATACCAGCATGCACAAAAGCATGAAGAAACGGAAGATGCACAAATTGAAGGCAACATTAGTCCTATCATTCCAAGAGTCGGCGGCTTTATTGCCGAGGTAAGAGTGAAGGATAACCAGCGGGTAAAAAAAGGTGATACACTTCTCGTTTTAGACGACCGCGATTTGCAGGTGAAACTTGCACAGGCACAGGCTGCATTGTCCATTGCTGAAAGCAATCTTACGGTTGCCAGTGCAGCTACTGAAGCATCACGTACCGGCATTACAACCGCCAGCAGAAACGAAGCCGTAGCTGACGCACAAATTGAAGCGGCGAAAGTGCGGGTGTGGAGAGCCACACAGGATTATAACCGCTATGCCAATCTGGTAAAAGATCATTCTATTACCCAGCAGCAATTTGAACAGGCTGAAGCAGAAAAATTATCTGCAGAAAAGCAATTGCAAATTTTGCAGGAGCAACGCAAAGCAGCAGGGGCACAAACCAATGTGGTGAGTTCGCAAAGCAATACCACCGGCAAGCAGGTGGCAGTGGCCAACGCCAACATTTTGCAGCGCAAAGCCGAGCTGGATGCAGCAGCACTCAACCTTTCTTACACCATCATTACAGCACCTGTTGATGGCGTGGTAAGCCGTGTAAGCCTGCAGCCAGGACAAATGGTGCAGCCCGGACAAACTTTGATGAATGTTGTGGTAAATAGTGATGTGTGGGTGGTGGCCAACTTCAAAGAAACGCAACTGGAAAAAATGAAACTGGGTCAGGAGGTAAGTGTAGCCGTGGATGCATTTCCCGGTCACCACTTCCTGGCGAAAGTGACGTCGTTTAGTCCGGCCACTGGCAGTCGTTTTGCTTTGCTGCCGCCGGATAATGCTTCGGGTAACTTTGTGAAAACAGTACAAAGGGTACCGGTGAAAATAGAATTCACAACAGCGGATGATGCTATGCTGCAACAATTGCGTCCGGGTATGAATGTAACGGCTGATGTATTGGTGAAGTAG
- a CDS encoding TetR/AcrR family transcriptional regulator yields MEHNDKQVHIIETAEKLFALHGFAGTSIRDISREAGINIAMVSYYFGSKEKLMEAIFHHRITHAWIAAEEMADNNILQPWQKVEELIHSFVEGMSNKSYFHSLILRQQLSNEMSPIASLMDSVRERNTNIIGKIIREGQANGDFKQDVDIPLLLFTMVGTAYQTLHSRESYRKMHNLQHMTDEAFMAEMKRRLKQHIFFCLKQSYHK; encoded by the coding sequence ATGGAGCACAACGATAAGCAGGTACACATCATTGAAACGGCGGAGAAACTCTTTGCTCTGCATGGTTTTGCCGGCACGTCTATCCGTGATATTTCCCGGGAGGCAGGCATCAACATTGCCATGGTGTCGTATTATTTTGGTAGCAAGGAAAAGTTGATGGAAGCCATTTTCCACCACCGCATTACCCATGCCTGGATAGCTGCGGAGGAAATGGCCGACAACAACATACTGCAGCCATGGCAAAAAGTGGAGGAGTTGATTCACTCTTTTGTGGAAGGCATGTCGAACAAATCCTATTTCCACAGCCTCATTTTGCGCCAGCAATTGTCCAATGAAATGAGCCCGATTGCCTCACTCATGGACTCGGTGCGGGAACGCAATACGAACATCATCGGCAAAATCATTCGGGAAGGGCAGGCCAATGGCGATTTCAAACAGGACGTGGACATTCCCTTGTTGTTGTTTACCATGGTGGGTACAGCTTATCAAACCCTGCATTCGAGAGAATCGTACCGCAAAATGCACAACCTGCAGCACATGACTGATGAAGCTTTCATGGCCGAAATGAAACGCCGGTTGAAACAGCACATTTTCTTTTGTTTAAAGCAATCCTATCATAAATGA
- a CDS encoding NUDIX hydrolase, whose translation MQKLHTVGLVVLQHNQLLLAYSNSKQAWYLPGGKVDAGETAVQALQREIAEELQVNLPDDALHFYMHITAKAYGENDLQMEQDCYLCSTPANWQPSAEVGAIRYFTLASYSQEPAQVPGVLVLFHQLHQDKLLTP comes from the coding sequence ATGCAAAAGCTACACACAGTAGGTTTGGTGGTATTGCAGCACAACCAATTGCTGCTGGCCTACAGCAACAGCAAGCAGGCCTGGTACCTGCCCGGCGGCAAAGTAGATGCAGGCGAAACAGCCGTGCAGGCTTTGCAAAGAGAAATAGCGGAAGAATTGCAAGTGAACCTGCCGGATGATGCGTTGCATTTTTACATGCACATTACAGCAAAAGCTTATGGCGAAAACGATTTGCAAATGGAGCAAGATTGTTACCTGTGTTCCACTCCCGCCAACTGGCAGCCCTCCGCCGAAGTAGGGGCCATTCGGTATTTCACATTGGCTTCGTATAGCCAAGAACCAGCGCAAGTGCCGGGTGTGCTGGTGTTGTTTCATCAATTACATCAAGACAAACTGTTGACTCCATGA
- a CDS encoding TolC family protein: MRASLQASNVELALLEAQNNLKDASVNMCLMLGLPEQTELLVEAAAFEQTPTAGILSAWEDSAMLHRNELAAYGQRQQSIKAGMQAVKGSQLPSVAATGGYFSAHLQNIATISHALNVGVGVKYNISSLWKTKARLNELQANQQELQAATSLMQDKIRLEVNKSYEAVLLMQKKTEVYDKAIEQATENYRITNNKYNNGLATLTDLLDADLSLLRARLNKVNAKADATLAYANLLKAAGSLQPGFGK; this comes from the coding sequence ATGCGAGCCAGTTTGCAAGCATCGAATGTGGAGCTGGCATTGCTCGAAGCACAAAATAACCTGAAAGATGCCAGCGTAAATATGTGCCTGATGTTGGGTCTGCCAGAGCAAACTGAACTGCTGGTAGAAGCGGCTGCTTTTGAACAAACACCTACTGCAGGCATCTTGTCTGCATGGGAAGATTCGGCCATGCTGCACCGCAATGAACTGGCTGCTTATGGCCAGCGACAGCAATCCATTAAAGCCGGTATGCAAGCGGTAAAAGGCAGCCAGCTGCCATCGGTAGCCGCCACGGGTGGTTACTTTTCGGCACACTTGCAAAACATTGCTACCATCAGTCATGCACTCAATGTGGGTGTAGGTGTAAAGTACAATATCAGTAGCCTTTGGAAAACGAAAGCCAGGCTGAATGAACTGCAGGCAAATCAACAAGAGTTGCAAGCGGCTACTTCTTTGATGCAGGATAAAATTCGGTTGGAAGTAAATAAATCCTACGAGGCTGTATTGCTGATGCAAAAGAAAACAGAAGTGTACGATAAAGCCATTGAACAGGCTACTGAAAACTACCGCATTACCAACAATAAATACAACAATGGTTTGGCCACGCTGACCGATTTGCTGGATGCAGATTTGAGCTTGCTGCGGGCCCGCCTCAACAAGGTAAATGCCAAAGCAGATGCAACATTGGCCTATGCCAATTTGCTGAAAGCTGCCGGTTCTTTACAACCCGGTTTCGGAAAATAA
- a CDS encoding glycosyltransferase family 39 protein: protein MKPGFQSSSSLRYAGMFLLLFLLLILSFPGNRSENDDGYFYAYAIRTYDYAQLWLPRYLIFLPFFKALLNIVQWINPQADAYQLMCVCSSVASIASVLLLYRLLRQHFNTSHIVAFCSAAFLLLSYGYWRYAVEAEVYGIALLLCLLSVYAACASITNAQQGKYLALTALLCGVTVMWYKPAGVVTCIAIPLYMIVLRTSVLKICSWAAMVVLLVVSGYAMAFYASEVDTTFWTYCNSGIQMAGGHPLNAVPVVASNVVSLNYIYAFPAVVSLIEQWFPGKLLVEEVFAAQHHTSLAILAVCTAVLFIMLALFALWKIRSSIFFQGFWKNPFVLWLVVYSAALLIVDPGSPEPWLMIQPALFAVLGIYFFPLIVLHASKRLLYVLVFVLCLHNIVGGYLFIQKEDEDYTRFQSAWLIKNATANDMVISLGSASAVRYLLYYGAAKVFTGEQQFQQAMLAAKQVHQHGGKIYLTDDFVHPSLTVQRRNAAAFAQVQSMLQQQQANIHLLHPQDNTAAAVYQWTPQ from the coding sequence ATGAAGCCCGGTTTTCAGTCATCATCATCGTTGCGATACGCAGGCATGTTTTTGTTGCTTTTCTTATTGCTAATCTTGAGTTTCCCTGGCAATAGAAGTGAAAATGATGATGGCTATTTTTATGCCTACGCCATTCGGACCTATGATTATGCACAATTGTGGCTGCCCCGATACCTGATATTCTTACCTTTTTTTAAAGCCTTATTGAATATTGTACAATGGATAAATCCTCAAGCAGATGCTTACCAATTGATGTGTGTGTGCAGTAGCGTGGCATCTATTGCCAGTGTTTTATTGTTGTATCGGTTACTACGCCAACATTTCAATACAAGTCATATTGTAGCATTTTGCAGTGCCGCTTTTTTGTTATTGAGTTACGGCTATTGGCGCTATGCAGTTGAAGCGGAAGTATATGGCATAGCCTTGTTGCTTTGTTTATTATCGGTTTATGCTGCCTGTGCAAGTATTACCAATGCGCAGCAAGGAAAGTACCTTGCATTAACAGCCTTGTTGTGTGGGGTAACTGTGATGTGGTATAAGCCTGCGGGGGTTGTTACATGCATTGCTATTCCGCTGTATATGATCGTGCTGCGAACTTCCGTTTTGAAAATTTGCTCATGGGCTGCAATGGTTGTTTTGCTGGTAGTATCTGGTTATGCAATGGCTTTTTACGCAAGTGAAGTTGATACAACTTTTTGGACGTATTGTAATAGTGGCATCCAAATGGCGGGAGGGCACCCGTTGAATGCAGTGCCAGTCGTTGCATCCAATGTGGTGAGTTTGAATTATATCTACGCATTCCCGGCGGTGGTGAGCTTAATAGAACAATGGTTTCCTGGAAAACTATTGGTAGAAGAAGTATTTGCTGCACAACATCATACATCGTTGGCCATACTTGCTGTTTGTACAGCTGTATTGTTCATTATGCTGGCATTGTTTGCGCTATGGAAAATTCGCAGCAGCATTTTCTTTCAGGGCTTTTGGAAAAATCCGTTTGTATTGTGGTTGGTCGTTTACAGCGCCGCATTGCTCATTGTGGATCCCGGCTCTCCCGAACCGTGGCTCATGATTCAACCTGCTTTATTTGCTGTGTTGGGTATCTATTTCTTTCCATTGATTGTTTTGCATGCCAGCAAACGACTCTTGTATGTGTTGGTGTTTGTTTTGTGCCTGCACAATATTGTTGGTGGCTATCTTTTTATTCAAAAAGAAGATGAAGATTACACCCGTTTTCAATCGGCTTGGCTGATAAAAAATGCCACGGCAAATGACATGGTTATTTCTTTGGGCAGTGCCAGTGCAGTTCGCTATTTGTTGTACTATGGTGCAGCAAAAGTTTTTACAGGTGAGCAACAATTTCAGCAAGCCATGCTGGCTGCTAAGCAAGTGCATCAGCATGGCGGTAAAATTTATTTGACCGATGATTTTGTACACCCTTCACTAACTGTGCAGCGTAGAAATGCAGCAGCATTTGCACAGGTGCAAAGCATGCTGCAGCAGCAACAAGCCAATATTCATTTATTGCATCCGCAAGATAATACAGCTGCAGCCGTGTATCAATGGACGCCGCAGTAA
- a CDS encoding metallophosphoesterase family protein, producing MTRIGLLSDTHGWLDEQVLTHFAQCDEIWHAGDFGEPDIIPTLQQYKPVKGVYGNVDPAFIRYQFPERICFTVEQVTVCMQHIGGYPGRYAPGVKNWLQQSGAQLFISGHSHILKVQYDPSIDCLHINPGAAGRHGWHQVRTIVRFAINGQKIEQLEVIELGKRGR from the coding sequence ATGACCCGCATCGGTTTACTTTCTGATACACATGGCTGGCTCGATGAGCAGGTGCTGACACATTTTGCCCAATGCGATGAAATTTGGCATGCCGGCGATTTTGGTGAGCCAGACATCATTCCAACTTTGCAGCAATACAAACCCGTGAAAGGTGTGTACGGCAATGTGGATCCTGCGTTTATCCGCTATCAATTTCCTGAAAGAATTTGCTTTACAGTAGAACAGGTAACCGTTTGCATGCAGCACATTGGCGGCTACCCCGGCAGGTATGCACCGGGTGTAAAAAACTGGTTGCAACAAAGCGGCGCCCAACTCTTCATCAGCGGGCATTCGCACATTTTAAAAGTGCAATACGATCCATCCATCGATTGCCTGCACATTAACCCCGGAGCTGCCGGAAGGCATGGCTGGCATCAGGTTCGCACCATTGTTCGCTTTGCGATTAACGGACAAAAAATTGAACAACTGGAAGTAATAGAACTGGGCAAACGCGGTCGTTGA
- a CDS encoding homogentisate 1,2-dioxygenase produces MPHYYSQGQVPHKRHTQFRKPDGGLYSEQLFSTEGFSNDYSLLYHIHPPTVIIGNDTPVDVRPKVAEERMLKHRCFEGFNLKPVQDYLQSRVPVLVNNDCHISLAAPMQSMTDSFFKNADADEIIFIHEGTGILHTQYGQLSFAYGDYLVIPRGCIYQIHFDTPDNRLFIVESFSPVVPPKRYLSKYGQLLEHSPYCERDIRTPQLVQPIDASGDFLIHTKKKGMMYGIHYGHHPFDVVGWDGCCYPFALSIHDFEPITGRVHQPPPVHQTFDAHNFVICSFVPRLYDYHPQAIPAPYNHSNIDSDEVLYYVDGDFMSRKNVTRGMITLHPAGIPHGPHPGAVEKSIGKKDTQELAVMVDTFHPLQLTEAALALENDGYVMSWAE; encoded by the coding sequence ATGCCTCATTATTATTCTCAAGGACAGGTGCCGCACAAACGGCATACGCAGTTTCGCAAGCCCGATGGCGGGTTGTACAGCGAACAGCTGTTTAGCACCGAAGGTTTTTCCAACGACTATTCGTTGTTGTATCATATTCATCCGCCTACAGTCATCATTGGCAATGATACGCCAGTAGATGTACGGCCAAAAGTGGCGGAAGAACGCATGCTGAAGCATCGTTGTTTCGAAGGCTTTAACCTGAAGCCCGTACAGGATTATTTGCAAAGCAGAGTTCCGGTACTGGTGAACAACGATTGCCACATCAGTCTGGCTGCACCCATGCAAAGCATGACGGATTCCTTCTTTAAAAACGCCGATGCCGATGAAATCATTTTCATACATGAAGGCACGGGTATCTTACATACACAATATGGCCAATTGTCATTTGCCTACGGCGATTATCTGGTGATACCACGGGGTTGTATTTATCAAATTCATTTTGATACACCCGATAACCGCTTGTTTATTGTAGAATCTTTCAGTCCGGTGGTACCGCCTAAGCGATACCTGAGTAAATACGGCCAGTTGCTGGAGCACAGCCCGTATTGCGAACGGGATATTCGTACCCCACAACTGGTACAACCCATTGATGCCAGCGGCGACTTTTTGATTCACACCAAAAAGAAGGGGATGATGTACGGCATTCATTATGGCCATCATCCTTTTGATGTAGTAGGATGGGATGGATGTTGCTATCCTTTTGCACTGAGTATTCACGATTTTGAACCCATTACCGGAAGGGTGCATCAGCCGCCACCAGTGCACCAAACTTTTGATGCCCACAACTTTGTGATTTGCTCCTTCGTGCCCCGTTTGTACGATTACCATCCACAAGCCATCCCGGCGCCATACAACCATAGCAACATTGATAGCGATGAAGTGCTGTACTATGTGGACGGCGATTTCATGAGCCGCAAAAACGTGACACGGGGCATGATTACCCTGCATCCGGCAGGCATTCCACACGGGCCGCACCCTGGCGCAGTCGAAAAATCGATCGGTAAAAAAGACACCCAGGAACTGGCGGTGATGGTGGATACTTTCCATCCATTGCAACTCACGGAGGCTGCGTTGGCATTGGAAAACGATGGCTATGTGATGAGCTGGGCAGAATAA